From the Actinopolymorpha singaporensis genome, the window CTGGAGATGGTGGTCACGCCGTCGCCGTGTCCTCCTCGGGGACGATGATCCAGGCCGCGATGTAGAGCACGACGCCCGCACCGCCGAGGAGGATCGAGGCCGCCAGCGCGAGCCGGATGATCACCGG encodes:
- a CDS encoding PspC domain-containing protein, giving the protein MNEIATQKKLVRTRDERMIAGVCGGIARYAGLDPVIIRLALAASILLGGAGVVLYIAAWIIVPEEDTATA